DNA sequence from the Actinomycetota bacterium genome:
TGCCATCCTCGGTCGACGCCGCCTGGAGAAGCTTCGCTCCGACGGTGGCGTGCCGGCCACGGCGGGAACGTCGAAGTGAGCGGGACAGAACGTCCCGAGCCGGTCTACTGCTCCGAGGGCATCCAGATCCTGCGGGCGCTGGAGGCCGCCGACGAGGGCTGGGAGCGGCGCACCGTCACGGACCCGGCCCGGATCGCCGAGCTGGTGGACCTCTATTCGAGCCTGGGCTTCGAGACGATGGTTACGGGGCTCGATCCGTCGAGCTTCGGTGAGGCGTGCACCAGTTGCGCAGTCACCGCATGTTCCGAATACGTTGCGCTGTTCACGCGCAAACGGGAAGCGGGCTGAAGGCCCCGCGGGCTCTCGAGGCACTAGGTCACGGATGGCGGCGGCGGGAGCATGTCGGTCCGGCCGGTTACTCCCCGGCCGCGCCTCCGAGATAGGCCGCATGGACCCGGTCGTCGTTCAGCAGGTCGGTGGCCGCTCCCTGCAGAACCACCTTTCCCACCTCCATCAGGTAGCCGCGACTGGCGAGTTTGAGAGCCGCGTGTGCGTTCTGCTCCACCAGGAGCACGGTGACGCCGCCGTCGCGGAGGCTGCGGATGACCTCGAACAGCTCCTTGACGATCAGCGGTGCCAGACCGAGTGACGGTTCGTCGAGCAGCAGCAGCTTGGGATCGGCCATCAGCCCGCGGGCGATCGCCAGCATCTGCTGCTGCCCCCCGCTGAGGGTCCCGGCCAGTTGGTTTCGGCGTTCCGAGAGGATGGGGAAGATCCCGAACAGCTTTTCGGCATCGGCCTCGACGGTTGCCTTCCCTACCTTGCGATAGCGGCGGTAGGCGCCGAGGATGAGGTTCTCGTCCACCGTCATCGTGGAGAAGAGCTGCCGGTTCTCGGGGACATGGGAGATGCCCCGTGCGACGATTCGCTCCGCTCCGATCCGGGTGATCGACCGGCCGTCGAAGGTCACTTCGCCCGTGCGTGGGCGCATCATGCCGCTGATGGTCTTGAGGAGTGTCGTCTTGCCTGCCCCGTTGGCGCCGATGAGAGCCACGATCTCGCCCTCGCCCACCTCGAGGGACACGGCATCGAGGGCGCGGATCCGCCCGTAGAAGGTGCTCACCTCGGAGACGACGAGACTACTCATTCCTCAGGCGCTCCGAGATAGGCGGCGATGACTCGCTCGTCGGCCTGGATCTCCGCCGGCGTGCCCTCGGCGATGGCAGATCCGTGATCGAGGACGAGCAACTCGTCCACGAGCCCCATGACGAACTCCATATCGTGTTCCACCAGCAGGATCGTGGTCCCGCCGTCTCGAATCTTGCGGATCAGGCTCGCCAGCGACCGCCTCTCGACGGCGTTGAGCCCTGCTGCCGGCTCGTCGAGAAGCAGCATCGTCGGTTCGGTGGCCAGCGCCCTGGCGATCTCCAGGGTGCGCTGCAACCCGAACGGCAGGTCGGTCGCCTTCTCCGCGGCCCGTTCCGCCAGTCCGACCTGCCCGAGGAGCTCCGTGGCCATGGACACGATCTCGGACTCCTCCCGCCGGACGGAGGCCCGGTGCAGAGCCGCCTCGAGAAACCCCGATCTTCCATGGAGGTGGCGGCCCACCATCACATTCTCGAGAACGGTCATGTTGGAGAAGAGCCTCACGTTCTGGAACGTCCGGGTGATGCCGAGCGCCGCCACCCGGTTCGGCTCCCGGCCGACGATGCTGTCGCCCTGAAAGGTGATGTCGCCGGTCGTGGGGGTGTAGATGCCGCTGATGAGGTTGAACAGCGTCGTCTTGCCCGCCCCGTTCGGCCCGATCAGCCCTTTGATCTGGCTTTGGCGCACCTCGGTCGTCACCCGGTTCACCGCCACCAGACCGCCGAAGAACATCGAGACGGCCGACAGCGAGAGAAGTGGGTCGCCGTTCACCCGCTCCATCGGCGCACCACCTCCTTCGTTCGGGCGACGACGCCCTCCGGCATGAAGATCATGATGAGGATCAGGATGATGCCGAAGGCGACGACCTCGTACGCGCCACCGACGGCGTCGATCACCAGACTGAGGTGGGTCCGCAGCAGGTCGCGCAGGATCACCACCGCGGCCACGCCGAAGGGGGCGCCCCACACCGACGCCATGCCGCCCACCGCGGCCATGACGACGAGTTCCAGCGAGGCGCCGAAGTCGAAGGGCTTGGGTGAGACCGCCACCCGGAAGTGGGCGTACAGGCTGCCCGCGATGCTCGCGTACATGGCGCTCAGCACGAGCGCCCGCACCTTGTACCGTGCCGTGTCCACACCGAGGGTCTCGGATGCCAGCTCGCTGCAGTGCAGGGCGCGCAGGGCGCGGCCCGAGCGCGACTTCACCATGTTCAAGGCGAGGAGGATCCCTACGATCGCCACCAGCCAGACCAGGTAGTAGTAGCGCTCTATGGGCCAGATATCCCACGATCCGATGCTGAGCCGGGGGATGCCGTAGATGCCGTCGGAGCCGCCCGTGATGTTCACCTTGTCGACGGCGAAGCCGAGGTTCTCCCGAAAGAGGATGTTGACCATCACGCCGAGGCCAAGCGTCGCCATCGCCAGGTAGTGGCCCCGCAGGCGAAGGATGGGGCGACCCACCAGGTAGGCGAGGCCGCCTGTGAACACGGTGCCGACGAGCATGAGCAGCCACGGCCACCACCAGTGCCCGGACAGGCCCGACGCTCCGATCAGTGAGGGACGTGTGGTCAGGACCGCCGAGAAGTAGGCACCCAGCCCGATGAAGGCGACCTGGCCCAGCGACACCTGCCCTGCATACCCCATGAGGAGGTTGAGGCCCACGACGGCCGTGGTGAGGATGCCGATCCGGACCATGGTGTCGAAGGTGACGACGCCACCGGTGAGCGCGGCGATGTTCAACCCGCCGGGCTGCGCGGACTCGAGCCACCCGATGACCAGGATGATGACGCTCAGTACCAGGATGCCGACGACGATGCTCCCGTACCTCTTCTGCGGGCGTTCGGTGAGCGTCACTCGAGCCCCCGCCCCATCTGACGGCGCTGTCGCAGGAGGACCGCGATCAGGACGATGAAGGCAAAGATGTCCTTGAGACCGGACTTGGTGACGCCCGCTGCGATGTTCTCGGTGAGACCGAGGAGGAGGCCACCCAACACGGCTACCGGCGAACTGACGAGACCTCCCATGGCCGCGGCGACGAAACCCTTGAGGCCGAGCTTGAGGCCCATGTCGTAGATGGGCCGGCTCGCCGGCGCAAGGACGATCCCGGCGACGGCTCCCATGGCCGCCGCCAGCCCGAAGGCGAAGATGGACATGCGTGAGGGGCTGATGCCCATGAGCCGGGCGGCGTACCTGTTGACCG
Encoded proteins:
- a CDS encoding branched-chain amino acid ABC transporter permease translates to MTLTERPQKRYGSIVVGILVLSVIILVIGWLESAQPGGLNIAALTGGVVTFDTMVRIGILTTAVVGLNLLMGYAGQVSLGQVAFIGLGAYFSAVLTTRPSLIGASGLSGHWWWPWLLMLVGTVFTGGLAYLVGRPILRLRGHYLAMATLGLGVMVNILFRENLGFAVDKVNITGGSDGIYGIPRLSIGSWDIWPIERYYYLVWLVAIVGILLALNMVKSRSGRALRALHCSELASETLGVDTARYKVRALVLSAMYASIAGSLYAHFRVAVSPKPFDFGASLELVVMAAVGGMASVWGAPFGVAAVVILRDLLRTHLSLVIDAVGGAYEVVAFGIILILIMIFMPEGVVARTKEVVRRWSG
- a CDS encoding ABC transporter ATP-binding protein, encoding MSSLVVSEVSTFYGRIRALDAVSLEVGEGEIVALIGANGAGKTTLLKTISGMMRPRTGEVTFDGRSITRIGAERIVARGISHVPENRQLFSTMTVDENLILGAYRRYRKVGKATVEADAEKLFGIFPILSERRNQLAGTLSGGQQQMLAIARGLMADPKLLLLDEPSLGLAPLIVKELFEVIRSLRDGGVTVLLVEQNAHAALKLASRGYLMEVGKVVLQGAATDLLNDDRVHAAYLGGAAGE
- a CDS encoding ABC transporter ATP-binding protein; protein product: MERVNGDPLLSLSAVSMFFGGLVAVNRVTTEVRQSQIKGLIGPNGAGKTTLFNLISGIYTPTTGDITFQGDSIVGREPNRVAALGITRTFQNVRLFSNMTVLENVMVGRHLHGRSGFLEAALHRASVRREESEIVSMATELLGQVGLAERAAEKATDLPFGLQRTLEIARALATEPTMLLLDEPAAGLNAVERRSLASLIRKIRDGGTTILLVEHDMEFVMGLVDELLVLDHGSAIAEGTPAEIQADERVIAAYLGAPEE